In Halanaeroarchaeum sp. HSR-CO, one DNA window encodes the following:
- the ilvN gene encoding acetolactate synthase small subunit, with translation MTGEMKGPAPEERPPVEGKRNAQGIRIDPDAVAEPEVRRVVISALVDHEPGVLAKVSGLFARRQFNIESLTVGPTSNSDLARMTIVAEEPTPGIEQVKRQLRKEVATHSVREIDGATERELALIKVRGDDPAGVAAVAEMYGGEAVQAGSEVVTVELSGTEAQVDDAIDAFERFGVREVARTGTAALAAGTEPTA, from the coding sequence ATGACTGGCGAAATGAAAGGCCCCGCACCCGAAGAGCGTCCACCGGTCGAGGGCAAACGCAACGCCCAGGGAATCCGCATCGATCCCGACGCGGTCGCCGAACCCGAGGTTCGACGCGTGGTCATCTCGGCCCTCGTGGACCACGAACCGGGCGTGCTGGCGAAGGTCTCCGGACTGTTCGCCCGCCGCCAGTTCAACATCGAGAGCCTGACGGTCGGTCCGACGTCGAATTCAGACCTCGCCCGGATGACCATCGTGGCCGAGGAGCCGACCCCGGGCATCGAGCAGGTCAAACGCCAGCTCAGAAAGGAGGTGGCGACCCACTCGGTCCGCGAGATCGACGGCGCCACCGAACGCGAACTGGCGCTCATCAAGGTCAGGGGGGACGACCCCGCCGGCGTGGCCGCCGTCGCCGAGATGTACGGCGGAGAGGCGGTCCAGGCCGGCAGCGAGGTCGTTACGGTCGAACTGAGCGGCACGGAAGCACAGGTCGACGACGCGATAGACGCATTCGAACGATTCGGCGTGCGAGAGGTCGCCCGGACGGGCACCGCCGCGCTCGCCGCCGGCACCGAACCTACAGCATGA
- the ilvC gene encoding ketol-acid reductoisomerase, giving the protein MTDDAFTQPVYHEDDVDSSHIDDKTVAVLGYGSQGHAHAQNLADSGVDVVVGLKEDSTSRAAVEEDGLRVATPADAAAEADVVSMLVPDTVQPTVYEEIEPHLDPGDTLQFAHGFNIHYGQIEPPEDVDVTMVAPKSPGHLVRRNYVAGEGTPALLAVYRDATGEATDEALAYAQGIGCARAGVIETSFREETESDLFGEQAVLCGGVTSLVKTGYETLVDNGYSPEMAYFEVLNELKLIVDLMYEGGLEEMWNSVSDTAEYGGLTKGDVVVDEQVRENMEETLEQIQNGEFAREWIAENQAGRPSYRQRRQAEQDHDIEDVGARLRDLFAWADEDANEPPEVPADD; this is encoded by the coding sequence ATGACTGACGACGCATTCACCCAACCGGTATATCACGAAGACGACGTGGACAGCTCGCACATCGACGACAAGACCGTGGCCGTCCTCGGCTACGGCAGCCAGGGCCACGCCCACGCACAGAACCTCGCGGACAGCGGGGTCGACGTGGTCGTTGGCCTCAAGGAGGACTCCACCTCGCGCGCGGCCGTCGAGGAGGACGGCCTCCGCGTGGCGACCCCCGCCGACGCCGCGGCCGAGGCCGACGTGGTCTCGATGCTGGTCCCCGACACGGTCCAGCCCACCGTCTACGAGGAGATCGAACCGCATCTGGACCCCGGTGACACCCTCCAGTTCGCGCACGGATTCAACATCCACTACGGCCAGATCGAACCGCCCGAAGACGTCGACGTGACCATGGTGGCACCCAAGAGCCCGGGGCACCTCGTCCGACGGAACTACGTCGCCGGCGAGGGGACGCCGGCTCTCCTGGCGGTCTACCGCGACGCGACCGGCGAAGCGACCGACGAGGCCCTCGCGTACGCCCAGGGCATCGGCTGTGCCCGAGCCGGCGTCATCGAGACGTCCTTCCGCGAGGAGACCGAATCCGACCTCTTCGGCGAGCAGGCCGTCCTCTGTGGCGGCGTGACGAGCCTGGTGAAGACCGGCTACGAGACCCTCGTCGACAACGGCTACAGCCCGGAGATGGCCTACTTCGAGGTCCTGAACGAACTCAAACTCATCGTGGACCTGATGTACGAGGGCGGACTCGAGGAGATGTGGAACTCCGTCTCCGACACCGCCGAGTACGGTGGTCTCACGAAGGGCGACGTCGTGGTCGACGAGCAGGTGCGCGAGAACATGGAGGAGACCCTCGAACAGATCCAGAACGGCGAGTTCGCCCGCGAGTGGATCGCGGAGAACCAGGCCGGGCGTCCCTCCTACCGGCAGCGCCGCCAGGCCGAACAGGACCACGACATCGAGGACGTAGGCGCGCGCCTGCGCGACCTCTTCGCGTGGGCGGACGAGGACGCTAACGAACCGCCGGAGGTGCCCGCCGATGACTAA
- the leuC gene encoding 3-isopropylmalate dehydratase large subunit, with amino-acid sequence MSEGTLYDNVWDRHRVTQLPTGQDQLFVGLHLIHEVTSPQAFGMLNERDIDVAFPDRTHATVDHIVPTEDRTRPFDDEAAEEMLEALEINVQRAGIDFADPESGNQGIVHVIGPEQGLTQPGMTVVCGDSHTATHGAFGAIAFGIGTSQIRDVLATGSIAMAKQAVRKVEVTGELGPAVTAKDVVLTIIRELGTDGGVGYVYEYGGEVVENMEMHERMTLCNMSIEGGARAGYVNPDETTYDYLEGREAVPEGEEFEELKAYWESIRSDSDATYDDVVTIDGSAIEPTVTWGTTPGQAMGISETVPALEDLPEDKREPAERAMEHMGVEPGDSMVGYPIDVAFLGSCTNGRLPDLREAAAIVEGNELHPDVRGLVVPGSQRVKAAAEAEGLDEVFRDAGFEWRGAGCSMCLGMNDDQLVGDEVSASSSNRNFVGRQGSPDGKTVLMNPQMVAAAGIVGEVTDVRTLEEVVEV; translated from the coding sequence ATGAGCGAGGGGACGCTCTACGACAACGTGTGGGACCGCCACCGCGTGACCCAGCTACCGACGGGCCAGGACCAGCTGTTCGTGGGGCTCCACCTCATCCACGAGGTGACCAGCCCGCAGGCGTTCGGGATGCTCAACGAGCGCGACATCGACGTCGCGTTCCCGGACCGCACTCACGCAACGGTCGACCACATCGTGCCGACCGAGGACCGAACCCGGCCCTTCGACGACGAGGCCGCAGAGGAGATGCTCGAGGCCCTGGAGATCAACGTCCAGCGGGCGGGCATCGACTTCGCGGACCCGGAGAGTGGCAACCAGGGCATCGTCCACGTCATCGGCCCGGAGCAGGGACTCACCCAGCCCGGCATGACCGTCGTCTGTGGCGACAGCCACACCGCCACCCACGGCGCGTTCGGCGCCATCGCTTTCGGCATCGGGACGAGTCAGATTCGCGACGTCCTCGCGACCGGCTCCATCGCCATGGCGAAACAGGCCGTCCGCAAGGTCGAGGTCACCGGCGAACTCGGCCCGGCCGTCACCGCCAAGGACGTCGTGTTGACCATCATTCGGGAACTCGGGACCGACGGCGGCGTCGGCTACGTCTACGAGTACGGCGGCGAGGTCGTCGAGAACATGGAAATGCACGAGCGGATGACGCTGTGCAACATGTCCATCGAGGGCGGCGCCCGCGCGGGCTACGTCAACCCAGACGAGACCACCTACGACTACCTCGAAGGACGCGAGGCGGTACCAGAAGGCGAGGAGTTCGAGGAGCTGAAAGCCTACTGGGAGTCCATCCGCTCCGATTCGGACGCCACATACGACGACGTGGTCACGATCGACGGGTCGGCCATCGAACCGACCGTCACCTGGGGGACCACCCCGGGGCAGGCCATGGGCATCAGCGAGACGGTGCCGGCACTCGAGGACCTGCCAGAAGACAAACGCGAGCCCGCAGAGCGAGCCATGGAGCACATGGGCGTCGAACCCGGGGACTCGATGGTGGGCTATCCCATCGACGTCGCCTTCCTCGGCTCCTGTACGAACGGTCGATTGCCCGACCTCCGCGAGGCCGCCGCAATCGTCGAAGGCAACGAGCTCCACCCTGACGTCCGTGGGCTGGTCGTCCCCGGCAGCCAGCGTGTGAAGGCCGCAGCAGAGGCCGAAGGCCTCGACGAGGTGTTCCGCGACGCCGGTTTCGAGTGGCGCGGTGCCGGCTGTTCGATGTGTCTGGGCATGAACGACGACCAGCTGGTCGGCGACGAGGTCTCCGCTTCTTCGTCGAACCGCAACTTCGTTGGACGGCAGGGCAGTCCAGACGGGAAGACGGTCCTGATGAACCCACAGATGGTCGCCGCCGCCGGCATCGTCGGCGAGGTAACCGACGTCCGTACCCTGGAGGAGGTGGTGGAGGTATGA
- the leuD gene encoding 3-isopropylmalate dehydratase small subunit → MSADATPDEPPAERIESVSGTGVPVRGNDVDTDQIIPARFMKVVTFEGLGQYAFFDQRFDDEGNSTDHPFNETQYKDASVLVVNSNFGSGSSREHAPQALQRWGIDAVVGESFAEIFAGNCLALGMPTVTADHETIETLQAWVEANPDQEITVDVADGTVTYGETTVDVTVSDAQQQALVEGVWDTTAVMRHNLEQVRETARSLPYVSEGEVPNR, encoded by the coding sequence ATGAGTGCCGACGCCACTCCCGACGAACCGCCGGCAGAACGGATCGAATCGGTCTCGGGCACCGGCGTCCCCGTCCGCGGGAACGACGTCGACACCGACCAGATCATCCCGGCCCGGTTCATGAAGGTCGTGACCTTCGAGGGGCTTGGCCAGTACGCCTTCTTCGACCAGCGCTTCGACGACGAAGGCAATTCGACCGACCATCCGTTCAACGAGACGCAGTACAAGGACGCGTCCGTCCTCGTCGTCAACAGTAACTTCGGCAGTGGGTCCTCCCGCGAGCACGCCCCACAGGCACTCCAGCGGTGGGGCATCGACGCCGTCGTCGGCGAGTCCTTCGCCGAGATCTTCGCGGGCAACTGCCTGGCCCTCGGGATGCCGACAGTCACCGCCGATCACGAGACCATCGAGACCCTCCAGGCGTGGGTCGAGGCCAACCCCGACCAGGAGATCACGGTCGACGTTGCCGACGGGACCGTGACCTACGGGGAGACCACCGTCGACGTCACAGTCTCCGACGCCCAGCAACAGGCCCTCGTCGAGGGGGTCTGGGACACCACGGCGGTCATGCGTCACAACCTCGAGCAGGTGCGCGAGACGGCCCGGAGTCTCCCGTACGTGAGCGAAGGGGAGGTACCGAACCGATGA
- a CDS encoding isocitrate/isopropylmalate dehydrogenase family protein → MSEEIAVIPGDGIGQEVVPAAVAILETLDLGFSFTEAEAGDHVVEAGGEPLPSETRELAERADATLFGAAGESAADVILPLRAAVDSFVNVRPARTYPGIDAVRPETDIVFLRENTEGVYSGHEDRLTEDVSTLTRVVTDSASRRLAEYACEFVGDRNEDGFTVAHKANVMRETDGRFRDAVIDVADERGVQTEEVLMDALAMHLVLRPEEYDVVVTPNLAGDVLSDLAAGLVGGLGLLPSANVGPERAVFEPVHGTAPDIAGEGIANPSATVLSAAMMLEYLGYDDEGAVVRDAVESVLADGPRTPDLGGTATTEDVTAALVDAIE, encoded by the coding sequence ATGAGCGAGGAGATCGCCGTCATCCCCGGCGATGGCATCGGCCAGGAGGTCGTCCCGGCCGCCGTCGCCATCCTCGAGACACTCGATCTCGGCTTCTCCTTTACCGAGGCCGAGGCGGGCGATCACGTCGTCGAGGCCGGGGGCGAACCGCTCCCGTCCGAGACCCGGGAACTCGCCGAGCGCGCGGACGCGACACTGTTCGGCGCGGCGGGCGAGAGCGCCGCCGACGTCATCCTCCCGCTGCGCGCGGCCGTCGACTCCTTCGTGAACGTGCGGCCCGCGCGAACCTACCCGGGCATCGACGCCGTCCGCCCGGAGACGGACATCGTTTTCCTCCGGGAGAACACGGAGGGGGTCTACTCGGGACACGAGGACCGTCTCACCGAGGACGTGAGCACGCTGACCCGCGTGGTCACCGACTCCGCCTCGCGCCGCCTCGCCGAGTACGCCTGCGAGTTCGTCGGCGACCGGAACGAAGACGGCTTCACGGTGGCCCACAAGGCGAACGTGATGCGGGAGACCGACGGTCGGTTCCGCGACGCCGTCATCGACGTCGCCGACGAACGGGGCGTCCAGACCGAGGAGGTCCTCATGGACGCACTGGCGATGCACCTCGTGTTGCGCCCCGAGGAGTACGACGTCGTCGTGACGCCGAACCTCGCGGGCGACGTGCTCTCGGACCTGGCGGCGGGTCTCGTGGGCGGTCTGGGACTGCTCCCGAGCGCGAACGTCGGCCCCGAGCGGGCCGTCTTCGAACCCGTCCACGGTACCGCGCCGGACATCGCCGGCGAGGGGATCGCCAACCCGAGCGCGACGGTCCTCTCCGCCGCAATGATGCTAGAATACCTCGGCTACGACGACGAGGGTGCGGTCGTTCGCGACGCGGTCGAATCGGTCCTGGCCGACGGACCGCGCACGCCGGACCTCGGCGGTACGGCGACGACCGAGGACGTCACTGCGGCCCTGGTCGACGCCATCGAGTGA
- a CDS encoding homoserine kinase, with translation MVTVRAPATSANLGSGFDVFGVAFDRPADVVTVERARETTIEVTGVGSEYIPSDPAKNTAGVVASALDAPAHIAIDKGVRPSSGLGSSAASAAATAVALNELYDRNLSDHELVRVAAEGEAAVSGTAHADNVAPAILGGFTVVRDGGVESVDASIPLVAVLPDIVVSTRDARRVVPETLSMDDMVETVGSAATLTIGMHRNDPELVGQGMRESVVTPARAALIQGYDRAVDAACAAGATGATVSGAGPAILAVTHRGDQRDVAGAMLDAFEAEGIDARAYTSTIGNGATVF, from the coding sequence ATGGTAACCGTCCGCGCGCCGGCGACGAGTGCGAATCTCGGCAGCGGCTTCGACGTGTTCGGCGTCGCCTTCGACAGGCCGGCGGACGTGGTCACGGTCGAGCGCGCCCGCGAGACGACCATCGAGGTTACGGGCGTGGGCAGCGAGTACATCCCGAGCGACCCGGCGAAGAACACTGCCGGCGTGGTCGCGTCGGCGCTCGACGCGCCCGCTCATATCGCCATCGACAAGGGCGTTCGTCCCTCCTCCGGCCTCGGGTCGTCGGCCGCCAGTGCCGCCGCGACGGCGGTCGCGCTGAACGAACTCTACGACCGCAACCTCTCAGATCACGAACTGGTCCGGGTCGCCGCGGAGGGCGAGGCAGCGGTCTCCGGGACCGCCCACGCGGACAACGTCGCGCCCGCTATCCTCGGTGGGTTCACCGTCGTCAGGGATGGCGGCGTCGAGTCCGTCGACGCCTCGATCCCACTCGTCGCGGTCCTCCCCGACATCGTGGTATCAACCCGGGACGCACGCCGCGTCGTTCCAGAGACGCTCTCCATGGACGACATGGTCGAGACGGTCGGGAGCGCGGCGACGCTCACCATCGGCATGCATCGGAACGACCCGGAACTGGTGGGCCAGGGGATGCGAGAATCAGTCGTGACGCCCGCCAGAGCTGCACTCATCCAGGGCTACGACCGGGCGGTGGATGCCGCGTGTGCTGCCGGTGCCACCGGGGCCACCGTCTCCGGTGCCGGCCCCGCCATCCTCGCCGTCACCCACCGTGGCGACCAGCGCGACGTGGCCGGCGCGATGCTCGACGCCTTCGAGGCAGAGGGGATCGACGCGCGCGCGTACACGTCGACGATCGGGAACGGCGCGACGGTATTTTAG
- a CDS encoding NAD(P)/FAD-dependent oxidoreductase, producing MIAIVGGGLAGLATAYRLQEHGESVQVYESTDQVGGLAATYETTGDRIEKYYHHLSKTEETIVELIEELGLGDDLHWPIGGDAYYVDGVVYPLDTAWEIAAYPHLSLYDKFRLGMLVLGVDVRGGIPTTGSYDRLEDYEAVPIREFVVEHTTRSVYENFFEPLLEAKFGSRKEDVSAAWLLGRVRFRGERDLLRGEPLGYLDGGFGRLLDATVDAVGEENVTLNARVTDVDIVEGSVAGITVNTVDEGIRQVEVDGVVVAAMPDVLEDLTGYECDIDFQGTVCSVVSMDEPLTDTYWLNIADDAPFGALIEHTNYVDESHYGGEHLLYVPKYIQSPDDEVWQMDDEAVESLWLDGIEDLFPEFDRESVNWIETARNPRTAPVYERGYLEMVVPYDLGEAVADGVYYAGMASRAQYPERSLDGAIEAGYAAADRIVE from the coding sequence ATGATCGCCATCGTCGGTGGCGGACTCGCTGGACTGGCGACCGCCTACCGACTCCAGGAGCACGGCGAGTCGGTCCAGGTCTACGAGAGCACCGACCAGGTCGGCGGCCTCGCCGCGACCTACGAGACCACCGGCGACCGGATCGAGAAGTACTATCACCACCTCTCGAAGACGGAGGAGACCATCGTCGAACTCATCGAGGAACTCGGCCTCGGTGACGACCTCCACTGGCCGATCGGCGGGGACGCCTACTACGTCGACGGGGTAGTCTATCCGCTCGACACGGCCTGGGAGATCGCGGCGTACCCCCACCTGAGCCTCTACGACAAGTTCCGCCTTGGAATGCTCGTTCTGGGCGTGGACGTGCGGGGCGGCATACCAACCACCGGCTCCTACGATCGCCTGGAGGACTACGAGGCGGTCCCGATCCGCGAGTTCGTCGTCGAGCACACCACCCGAAGCGTCTACGAGAACTTCTTCGAACCGCTCCTCGAGGCGAAGTTCGGCTCCCGCAAGGAGGACGTGAGCGCGGCCTGGCTCCTGGGGAGGGTTCGCTTCCGCGGCGAGCGCGACCTGCTCCGGGGCGAACCCCTCGGCTACCTCGACGGGGGGTTCGGTCGCCTGCTCGACGCGACGGTGGACGCGGTCGGCGAGGAGAACGTCACCCTGAATGCGAGGGTGACCGACGTCGACATCGTGGAGGGGTCGGTAGCCGGCATCACCGTCAACACCGTCGACGAGGGGATACGCCAGGTCGAGGTCGACGGGGTCGTCGTGGCGGCGATGCCCGACGTCCTCGAGGACCTCACCGGGTACGAGTGCGACATCGACTTCCAGGGAACGGTCTGTTCGGTCGTGAGCATGGACGAACCGTTGACCGACACCTACTGGCTCAACATCGCCGACGACGCACCCTTCGGCGCGCTCATCGAGCACACGAACTACGTCGACGAGTCCCACTACGGTGGCGAGCACCTCCTCTACGTCCCGAAATACATCCAGTCCCCGGACGACGAGGTCTGGCAGATGGACGACGAGGCCGTCGAATCACTGTGGCTCGACGGCATCGAGGACCTCTTTCCCGAGTTCGACCGCGAATCGGTCAACTGGATCGAGACGGCGCGCAATCCCCGGACGGCCCCGGTCTACGAGCGTGGCTACCTCGAGATGGTCGTCCCCTACGACCTCGGCGAGGCAGTCGCCGACGGCGTGTACTACGCCGGAATGGCATCGCGGGCCCAGTATCCAGAACGGAGCCTCGACGGGGCCATCGAGGCGGGGTACGCCGCGGCGGACCGGATCGTCGAGTGA
- a CDS encoding CDGSH iron-sulfur domain-containing protein has translation MPREITHDAHGPKILDEDDIDEQKGNIAICMCGLSANYPFCDGSHDATADEDPNTLYKYEGDDGDTPRHEIAEIVYADD, from the coding sequence ATGCCACGGGAGATCACCCACGACGCCCACGGGCCGAAGATCCTGGACGAGGACGACATCGACGAGCAGAAAGGGAATATCGCCATCTGCATGTGTGGACTGTCCGCGAACTATCCATTCTGCGACGGTTCGCACGACGCGACGGCCGACGAAGACCCGAATACGCTGTACAAGTACGAAGGCGACGATGGCGATACTCCCCGCCACGAGATCGCGGAGATCGTCTACGCCGACGACTGA
- a CDS encoding NAD(P)/FAD-dependent oxidoreductase — MSASYVIVGDGVAGSSAAETLREADPEADITVITDEGEPLYNRILIKEYAKGKLPEAPVAIHEESWYDDRNIDLRLNTLVTDVRADDHSVLTHDGEEIAYDKLLVATGGTPIQLPVPNSDAKNIDHFWTFQDARSIKENVEDADDAVIVGAGLLGIDLAAIVGHQDVENASYVMRGDRWWRYGLTADGAEIMHDAMRDLGVDLVFDSGVSEFRVDDDGNATEAVDANGDVYPMDWGAIAIGLNFNVELLQGTDVTLDWGIQVDETMRTEEDDIYAAGDITQFYDEVIGDRAQNGSWGSAKEQGTVAAKAMLEDQGLDVTVEPFRWVSTYSITHFDFPFLSFGHPTRNEGDGYAGAPNDAERKYGENEWRRLVFEDGQLVGGVLIGDLSQQGKYKKLILEEAQVADQKDILLQESFELDELDLAEPIEQ; from the coding sequence ATGAGCGCATCGTACGTGATAGTTGGCGACGGGGTGGCGGGCAGTTCTGCGGCGGAGACACTCAGGGAAGCGGACCCCGAGGCCGACATCACCGTCATCACCGACGAGGGCGAACCGCTGTACAACCGCATCCTGATCAAGGAATACGCGAAGGGGAAACTCCCCGAAGCACCCGTCGCCATCCACGAGGAATCGTGGTACGATGACCGTAACATCGACCTGCGACTCAACACCCTCGTCACGGACGTGCGTGCCGACGACCACTCCGTCCTCACCCACGACGGCGAGGAGATCGCGTACGACAAACTGCTCGTCGCGACCGGCGGCACACCGATCCAGCTCCCGGTCCCCAACAGCGACGCGAAGAACATCGACCACTTCTGGACGTTCCAGGACGCCAGGAGCATCAAAGAGAACGTCGAGGACGCCGACGACGCGGTCATCGTCGGTGCGGGCCTGCTCGGTATCGACCTGGCCGCCATCGTGGGCCACCAGGACGTCGAGAACGCATCCTACGTCATGCGGGGTGACCGGTGGTGGCGCTACGGACTGACCGCCGACGGTGCCGAGATCATGCACGATGCGATGCGCGATCTGGGCGTCGACCTGGTCTTCGACAGCGGCGTCTCCGAGTTCCGCGTCGACGACGATGGCAATGCAACGGAAGCCGTCGACGCGAACGGCGACGTCTATCCGATGGACTGGGGCGCTATCGCAATCGGTCTCAACTTCAACGTCGAACTGCTCCAGGGCACCGACGTCACCCTCGATTGGGGTATCCAGGTGGACGAGACCATGCGGACCGAAGAAGACGACATCTACGCGGCCGGCGACATCACGCAGTTCTACGACGAGGTCATCGGCGATCGGGCCCAGAACGGCTCCTGGGGCTCCGCGAAGGAGCAGGGGACCGTCGCGGCGAAGGCGATGCTGGAAGACCAGGGCCTGGACGTGACGGTCGAACCGTTCCGCTGGGTCTCCACGTACTCCATCACGCACTTCGACTTCCCCTTCCTCTCCTTCGGCCATCCGACGCGGAACGAGGGCGACGGGTACGCCGGCGCCCCCAACGACGCCGAGCGGAAGTACGGCGAGAACGAGTGGCGCCGGCTTGTCTTCGAGGATGGCCAGCTCGTCGGTGGCGTGCTCATCGGCGACCTCTCACAGCAGGGCAAATACAAGAAACTCATCCTCGAGGAGGCCCAGGTGGCCGATCAGAAGGACATCCTCCTCCAGGAGAGCTTCGAACTCGACGAACTCGACCTGGCCGAACCGATCGAGCAGTAA